A stretch of Rhodoferax potami DNA encodes these proteins:
- a CDS encoding PAS domain-containing protein: MNNELLAFDTPGLCALLSDVPAEDLDALPFGVIGFDASGHIQRYNAYESKAAMFDPKTVIGQHVFVELAPCFNNYLVATRFEDAAAASEALDETMPYVLTFRMRPTRVQIRLLAQPDQGLRFILVLRTPAPAKA; encoded by the coding sequence ATGAATAACGAGTTATTGGCTTTTGATACTCCCGGACTCTGCGCCCTGTTGAGCGATGTGCCGGCGGAGGACCTCGACGCCTTGCCCTTCGGTGTGATCGGCTTCGACGCCAGCGGACATATCCAGCGCTACAACGCCTATGAATCCAAGGCGGCCATGTTCGACCCCAAGACCGTCATCGGCCAGCATGTGTTCGTGGAACTTGCTCCCTGCTTCAACAACTACCTGGTCGCCACCCGCTTCGAGGATGCTGCCGCCGCCAGTGAGGCCCTCGACGAAACCATGCCCTATGTGCTGACCTTCCGGATGCGGCCTACACGGGTGCAGATCCGTCTATTGGCGCAGCCGGACCAGGGTTTGCGGTTTATTTTGGTGTTGCGCACGCCGGCACCTGCCAAGGCCTGA
- a CDS encoding AMP-binding protein, with amino-acid sequence MAPGDALLWWREPAVVQRFVADLLQSEMALLRPSGWAWPAAAQGDIHLVRDLQADSLEMMSLFAAFADALPAQTPDMVDTLHEHTTWHGWAQVLASAMDAAYAHSGARMPVRFRTSGSTGTPKSCVHALSDLVQEMQAMAAVLAKLQLPIQRVVSAVRSHHIYGFLFTVLLPRIVQPQLVPVLSMQGRAPLGLERSLQPGDLVVAFPDWWRAALRSSVRFPEGVVGVSSTAPCPEDVEQAALAAGLQEFLQIYGSSETAGIGWRASGAGMAAFQLHGFWQRVADAPHHLQRTHADGSTARVALQDALTWQADGCFVPGPRLDATVQVGGVNVDLAQLQIKLQGHPAVQAVALRLRPFAGTPRIKAFVVPADPASADAALREALAVWCRQHLAPAARPVHWAFGPALPVNAHGKPADWPVDLDAA; translated from the coding sequence ATGGCCCCCGGCGACGCACTCTTATGGTGGCGTGAGCCTGCGGTGGTTCAGCGCTTTGTGGCTGACCTGCTGCAGTCCGAAATGGCGTTGCTCCGCCCCTCTGGCTGGGCATGGCCAGCCGCCGCACAAGGCGATATCCATCTGGTGCGCGACCTGCAGGCGGATTCGCTGGAAATGATGTCGCTCTTTGCCGCGTTTGCCGATGCCTTGCCCGCGCAAACGCCCGACATGGTCGACACCCTGCACGAGCACACCACCTGGCACGGCTGGGCACAGGTGCTCGCCAGCGCCATGGATGCTGCATATGCCCACAGCGGTGCCCGCATGCCCGTGCGCTTTCGTACCTCGGGGAGCACCGGCACCCCCAAGAGTTGTGTGCATGCGCTCAGTGACTTGGTGCAGGAAATGCAGGCCATGGCCGCAGTGCTGGCGAAGTTGCAGCTGCCGATTCAGCGCGTGGTCTCTGCGGTGCGCAGCCACCACATTTACGGTTTTTTATTCACGGTGCTGTTGCCGCGCATCGTGCAACCGCAGCTGGTGCCAGTATTGAGCATGCAGGGGCGCGCACCGCTGGGGCTGGAGAGGTCGTTGCAGCCGGGGGATCTGGTAGTGGCTTTCCCCGACTGGTGGCGCGCTGCGCTGCGGTCGTCGGTTCGCTTTCCTGAGGGCGTGGTGGGGGTCAGCTCCACCGCACCGTGCCCCGAAGACGTAGAGCAGGCTGCGCTGGCGGCCGGCCTGCAAGAGTTTTTGCAGATTTACGGTAGCAGCGAGACAGCGGGCATAGGCTGGCGGGCCTCGGGTGCTGGCATGGCCGCGTTTCAGCTCCACGGGTTCTGGCAGCGTGTGGCGGACGCACCGCACCACCTGCAGCGCACCCATGCCGATGGCAGCACCGCCCGAGTCGCCCTGCAGGACGCATTGACCTGGCAGGCGGATGGCTGCTTTGTTCCCGGCCCGCGGCTCGATGCCACGGTGCAAGTGGGCGGGGTGAATGTGGATTTGGCGCAGCTGCAAATTAAGCTGCAGGGGCACCCGGCGGTGCAGGCGGTGGCGCTGCGTTTGCGCCCGTTTGCGGGCACACCGCGTATCAAAGCCTTTGTGGTTCCGGCGGACCCGGCCTCGGCAGATGCTGCCTTGCGGGAAGCGCTTGCAGTTTGGTGCCGCCAGCATCTGGCTCCTGCTGCGCGGCCGGTGCATTGGGCCTTCGGACCCGCATTGCCAGTGAATGCGCACGGCAAGCCCGCAGACTGGCCGGTGGACCTTGACGCGGCGTAG
- the acnA gene encoding aconitate hydratase AcnA, protein MPHAFASTLRPFETASGKAGQLYSLPHLARQFPNIRRLPLSLRIVLESVLRNCDGRKLTPSHVAQLANWQPQAERTAEIPFVVSRVVLQDFTGVPLLADLAAMRSTAAALGADPARIEPLVPVDLVVDHSIMVDEYGHKNSLDLNMKLEFQRNRERYEFMKWGMQAFDTFGVVPPGFGIVHQVNLEFLARGVHKAKQPRAADGSKQAAIYYPDTLVGTDSHTTMINGIGVVGWGVGGIEAEAAMLGQPVYFLTPDVVGFELTGALCEGVTATDLVLRVTEMLRAEKVVGSFVEFFGEGTENLALPDRATIANMAPEYGATMGFFPVDERTLDYFKGTGRTKAEIEAFEAYFRAQGLFGLPGGKSASSEMKDIAYTRVVKLDLRDVTPSLAGPKRPQDRIELGHVADKFTELFSLPGTANGFNKDAATLHTLYPAPLAVAADKPAKNGKAEPTPLLVQNGDVLIAAITSCTNTSNPSVLLAAGLLAKKAVKAGLTVAPHIKTSLAPGSRIVTEYLQETGLLPYLEKLGFSLAGYGCTTCIGNAGDLAPELNAVITENDLVCAAVLSGNRNFEARIHPNLKANFLASPPLVVAYAIAGNVTRDLMTQPVGQGKGGKDVYLGDIWPSSDEIYKLLKFAMNGKAFRANYAKVKSEPGKLWEKIKGVSGQTYTWPASTYIAKPPFFDTFAMEKGAARADSTGAKASKGSKVSAEAVQGARIMALFGDSITTDHISPAGNIKESSPAGQWLVANGVQKADFNSYGARRGNHEVMVRGTFANVRIKNLMVPPKEDGSREEGGVTVYQGPSGEVEKLSIFDAATRYQTAGIPTLVFAGEEYGTGSSRDWAAKGTQLLGIKAVVAQSFERIHRSNLVGMGVLPLQFKAGESWKSLGLTGNETISIVPDADLTPQSEAQLLVTRADGTQTRHTLLLRIDTPVEVDYYRAGGILPFVLRQLLGPQPVSLPK, encoded by the coding sequence GTGCCACACGCATTCGCATCCACCCTCCGGCCTTTTGAAACGGCTTCCGGCAAAGCCGGGCAGCTTTACTCCTTGCCGCATCTGGCGCGGCAGTTTCCCAACATACGCCGCCTGCCACTGTCCTTGCGTATCGTGCTGGAGAGCGTGCTGCGCAACTGCGATGGCCGCAAGCTCACACCCTCGCACGTGGCCCAGTTGGCCAACTGGCAGCCCCAGGCCGAGCGCACCGCAGAAATTCCGTTTGTGGTGAGCCGCGTGGTGCTGCAGGACTTTACCGGCGTGCCCCTGCTGGCCGACCTGGCCGCCATGCGCAGCACTGCCGCCGCGCTGGGCGCGGACCCGGCTCGGATTGAGCCGCTGGTGCCGGTGGACTTGGTGGTGGACCACTCCATCATGGTGGACGAATACGGTCACAAGAACTCGCTGGACCTGAACATGAAGCTGGAATTCCAGCGCAACCGCGAGCGCTACGAATTCATGAAGTGGGGCATGCAGGCCTTTGACACCTTTGGTGTGGTGCCGCCGGGCTTCGGCATCGTACACCAGGTGAACCTGGAGTTTCTGGCGCGCGGCGTGCACAAGGCCAAGCAGCCTCGCGCAGCGGACGGCAGCAAGCAAGCCGCCATCTACTACCCCGACACCCTAGTGGGTACCGACAGCCACACCACCATGATCAACGGCATCGGTGTGGTGGGCTGGGGCGTGGGCGGCATCGAAGCCGAGGCCGCCATGCTGGGCCAGCCCGTGTACTTTTTGACGCCGGATGTAGTGGGCTTTGAGCTCACCGGCGCGCTGTGCGAAGGCGTGACCGCCACTGACCTGGTGTTGCGGGTGACCGAGATGCTGCGCGCTGAAAAAGTGGTGGGCAGCTTTGTGGAGTTTTTTGGCGAAGGCACCGAAAACCTGGCCCTGCCGGACCGCGCCACCATCGCCAACATGGCGCCCGAGTATGGCGCCACCATGGGCTTCTTCCCTGTCGATGAGCGCACCTTGGACTATTTCAAGGGCACGGGCCGCACCAAAGCAGAGATTGAGGCGTTTGAAGCCTACTTCCGCGCCCAAGGGCTCTTTGGCTTGCCGGGCGGCAAGAGCGCGTCTTCGGAGATGAAAGACATCGCTTACACCCGTGTGGTCAAGCTGGACCTGCGGGACGTGACGCCCAGCCTGGCCGGCCCCAAGCGTCCGCAAGACCGGATCGAGCTGGGCCATGTGGCGGACAAGTTCACCGAGTTGTTCAGCCTGCCGGGCACGGCCAACGGCTTCAACAAAGACGCCGCCACCCTGCACACGCTGTACCCCGCGCCTTTGGCTGTGGCTGCAGACAAACCCGCCAAAAATGGCAAGGCGGAGCCCACGCCGCTGCTGGTGCAAAACGGTGATGTGCTGATTGCCGCCATCACCAGCTGCACCAACACCAGCAACCCCAGCGTCTTGCTGGCCGCTGGCCTGCTCGCCAAAAAGGCGGTCAAGGCAGGGCTGACGGTGGCGCCGCACATCAAAACCAGCCTGGCTCCCGGCTCGCGCATCGTGACCGAATATCTGCAGGAAACTGGCCTCTTGCCTTACTTGGAGAAGCTGGGTTTTTCGCTGGCGGGCTACGGCTGTACCACTTGCATCGGCAATGCCGGCGACCTAGCGCCCGAGCTTAATGCGGTGATTACTGAGAACGACCTCGTCTGCGCTGCGGTGCTGTCGGGCAACCGCAACTTCGAGGCGCGCATTCACCCCAACCTCAAGGCCAACTTCCTGGCCAGCCCGCCGCTGGTGGTGGCCTATGCGATTGCCGGCAACGTGACCCGCGACCTGATGACCCAGCCGGTGGGGCAAGGCAAAGGCGGTAAGGACGTGTACCTCGGCGACATCTGGCCCAGCAGCGACGAAATCTACAAGTTGCTCAAATTTGCCATGAACGGCAAAGCCTTCCGCGCCAACTACGCCAAGGTGAAGTCAGAACCCGGCAAGCTGTGGGAAAAAATCAAGGGCGTGAGCGGCCAGACCTACACCTGGCCGGCCAGCACCTATATCGCCAAGCCGCCGTTCTTTGATACGTTTGCTATGGAAAAAGGAGCTGCTCGCGCAGATTCCACGGGCGCCAAGGCCTCAAAAGGTTCCAAAGTATCCGCAGAGGCGGTACAGGGCGCCCGCATCATGGCGCTGTTCGGGGATTCGATCACCACCGACCACATTTCGCCTGCGGGCAATATCAAAGAGAGCTCGCCCGCCGGCCAGTGGCTGGTGGCCAATGGGGTGCAGAAAGCAGACTTCAACTCCTACGGTGCGCGCCGTGGCAACCACGAGGTGATGGTGCGTGGCACCTTCGCCAATGTGCGCATCAAGAACCTGATGGTGCCGCCCAAAGAAGATGGCTCGAGGGAAGAGGGCGGTGTCACCGTGTATCAGGGGCCTTCAGGTGAAGTGGAAAAGCTCTCCATCTTTGATGCCGCCACCCGCTACCAAACCGCCGGCATCCCCACCTTGGTGTTCGCAGGCGAGGAATACGGCACCGGCTCCAGCCGGGACTGGGCGGCCAAGGGCACGCAGTTGCTGGGCATCAAGGCGGTGGTGGCGCAGAGCTTTGAGCGCATTCACCGCTCCAACCTCGTGGGCATGGGCGTGCTGCCGCTGCAGTTCAAGGCCGGCGAGAGCTGGAAGAGCCTGGGGCTGACGGGTAACGAGACCATCAGCATCGTTCCGGATGCCGACCTCACCCCACAAAGCGAGGCGCAGCTGCTGGTTACGCGAGCAGACGGCACCCAAACCCGCCACACCTTGCTGCTGCGCATAGACACCCCGGTGGAGGTGGACTACTACCGCGCCGGTGGCATCCTGCCGTTTGTGTTGCGGCAGTTGCTGGGCCCTCAGCCGGTGAGCTTGCCGAAGTAA
- a CDS encoding LysR substrate-binding domain-containing protein, whose protein sequence is MDQLKRMAVFAEVVAAGSLSGAARQLGMTPSAVSQHLRQLEDALGLALLHRSTRKLTLTEAGARYVEGCTAMVAAARAADQALVLHRDEPEGELRITAPIGMGALLAQVLLPLKDHAKLHISLLLDDAVLDLIEDRVDIALRTGSLPDSSMISRRLGVMEAQMCASPAYLAQHGWPQHPRDLAHHAWLGGRPSGNGEETLVLHGPGGETERVQVTGRVRASQVTVLHSLCVAGWGISVTVTEDDRRAMADGRLVQVLPDWKLPEFVIYAVTPRRGEQPAKVRHALTLLADYFGKLTG, encoded by the coding sequence ATGGACCAACTCAAACGCATGGCCGTATTTGCCGAAGTGGTCGCTGCCGGCAGCCTCAGCGGCGCAGCCCGCCAGCTGGGCATGACGCCCTCGGCCGTAAGCCAGCACCTGCGCCAGCTGGAAGACGCGTTGGGCCTGGCGCTGCTCCATCGATCCACCCGCAAGCTGACGCTGACAGAGGCCGGAGCCCGCTATGTAGAGGGCTGCACCGCCATGGTGGCTGCGGCCCGCGCTGCAGACCAGGCGCTGGTGCTGCACCGGGACGAACCTGAGGGTGAGCTGCGCATCACCGCCCCCATCGGCATGGGGGCCCTGCTGGCGCAAGTCTTGTTGCCGCTGAAGGACCATGCCAAGTTGCACATCAGCCTCTTGCTGGACGATGCAGTGCTGGACCTGATTGAAGACCGGGTGGACATTGCGCTGCGCACCGGCAGCCTGCCGGACTCCAGCATGATCTCGCGCCGGCTGGGGGTGATGGAAGCCCAGATGTGCGCATCACCCGCCTACCTGGCCCAGCACGGCTGGCCCCAACACCCGCGTGACCTTGCACACCATGCCTGGCTGGGCGGGCGCCCGTCAGGCAATGGCGAAGAAACCTTGGTGCTGCATGGACCGGGTGGAGAGACAGAGCGCGTGCAAGTAACGGGCCGCGTACGCGCCTCGCAAGTGACCGTGCTGCACTCCTTGTGCGTGGCGGGCTGGGGCATCAGCGTCACGGTGACCGAGGACGACCGCCGTGCCATGGCCGACGGACGCCTGGTGCAGGTGCTGCCCGACTGGAAGTTGCCCGAATTCGTGATCTATGCCGTCACCCCGCGGCGGGGCGAGCAGCCTGCCAAAGTGCGGCATGCGCTCACCCTGCTAGCGGATTACTTCGGCAAGCTCACCGGCTGA
- a CDS encoding NAD(P)-dependent oxidoreductase — protein MKIALIGATGFVGTPLLAELLSRGHHVTVLARNPGKLPAQPGLTVVAADALDAAQVAQAAAGHDAVVSAYNPGWTEPRIGEIFLQATRAIFDGVKQSSVKRFLMVGGAGSLYVAPGVQLVDTPEFPAEIKVAASAARDALNLIQQESALDWSFVSPPILLNPGVRTGQYRVGADEPLWAEGGAPGSISVDDLAVAIVDELETPKHIQKRFTVAN, from the coding sequence ATGAAGATTGCATTGATTGGCGCCACGGGTTTTGTTGGCACCCCTTTGTTGGCCGAGTTGCTGAGTCGTGGTCACCACGTCACCGTGCTGGCCCGCAATCCCGGCAAGTTGCCGGCCCAACCCGGTTTGACTGTGGTGGCTGCCGACGCATTGGATGCTGCCCAAGTCGCCCAGGCCGCTGCCGGCCATGACGCGGTGGTCAGCGCTTACAACCCCGGCTGGACCGAGCCGCGCATCGGCGAAATCTTTTTGCAAGCCACCCGCGCCATTTTTGATGGCGTCAAGCAGTCCAGCGTGAAGCGCTTTTTGATGGTGGGCGGCGCGGGTAGCCTGTATGTGGCGCCCGGCGTGCAGCTGGTGGATACCCCTGAGTTCCCCGCCGAGATCAAAGTGGCGGCCTCTGCCGCCCGCGACGCGTTGAATCTGATCCAACAGGAATCTGCGCTGGATTGGTCTTTCGTGTCGCCCCCCATCTTGCTGAACCCCGGCGTGCGCACTGGCCAATACCGCGTGGGTGCCGATGAGCCCCTGTGGGCTGAAGGCGGAGCGCCCGGCAGCATTTCCGTGGACGACCTGGCGGTGGCCATCGTGGACGAGCTCGAAACGCCTAAGCACATTCAAAAGCGTTTTACGGTCGCCAACTAA
- a CDS encoding cation transporter, with product MSHACEHHTPAAGSILNLPRYRRVLWVALWINAAMFGVELFSGWHSGSLSLLADSIDFAGDALNYGVSLAVLSAALAWRARAAVVKALCMMGFGALILGRAIWSLYTGTVPDATTMGVIGLLALVANVAVAWMLYAFREGDANMRSVWLCSRNDAIGNVLVMLAAAGVLGTGSGWPDLIVASGMAALALHGGWQVMRQARQELTGQPAAAATSCGDNHHGHSH from the coding sequence ATGTCTCACGCTTGCGAACACCACACCCCTGCTGCCGGCAGCATTCTCAACCTGCCCCGCTACCGCCGGGTCTTGTGGGTGGCCTTGTGGATCAACGCCGCCATGTTCGGCGTGGAGCTGTTCAGCGGCTGGCACTCAGGCTCGCTGTCCCTTTTGGCAGACTCGATTGACTTTGCGGGCGACGCGCTGAACTACGGCGTATCACTCGCAGTGCTGTCTGCCGCCCTAGCCTGGCGTGCACGCGCGGCCGTGGTCAAGGCGCTGTGCATGATGGGCTTTGGCGCCCTGATATTGGGCCGCGCAATCTGGAGCCTGTACACCGGCACCGTGCCCGATGCCACCACCATGGGGGTGATCGGCCTGCTGGCACTGGTGGCCAACGTAGCGGTGGCCTGGATGCTCTATGCCTTTCGCGAAGGCGACGCCAATATGCGCAGCGTGTGGCTGTGCTCCCGCAATGACGCCATCGGCAATGTGCTGGTCATGCTGGCTGCGGCAGGGGTACTCGGTACCGGCAGCGGCTGGCCGGACTTAATCGTGGCCTCCGGCATGGCTGCGCTGGCCCTGCACGGTGGCTGGCAGGTGATGCGCCAGGCCCGGCAAGAACTTACGGGTCAACCGGCGGCTGCCGCAACGAGCTGTGGCGACAACCACCACGGTCACTCGCACTGA
- the cadR gene encoding Cd(II)/Pb(II)-responsive transcriptional regulator: protein MKIGDLAKATSTPVETIRYYEREGLLPAAARTDANYRHYSDAHTQRLQFVRHCRSLDMSLDEIRALLAFQDAPGDNCASVNALLDAHIGHVAQRIRELRALEKQLKALRAQCIGVLDTAHCGILEGLAVQSAGAPPSGHLHGTHRKVPARSEG from the coding sequence ATGAAAATCGGCGATCTGGCCAAGGCCACCTCCACCCCGGTGGAAACCATCCGCTACTACGAGCGCGAGGGTTTGCTGCCCGCTGCTGCCCGCACCGATGCCAACTACCGCCATTACTCCGACGCCCACACCCAGCGGCTGCAGTTTGTGCGCCACTGCCGAAGCTTGGACATGAGCCTCGACGAGATCCGCGCGCTGCTGGCTTTTCAAGATGCGCCGGGCGATAACTGCGCCAGCGTCAACGCCTTGCTGGACGCCCACATCGGCCATGTGGCCCAGCGTATCCGCGAACTGCGGGCGCTGGAAAAGCAGCTCAAGGCGTTGCGGGCCCAGTGCATCGGGGTTCTGGACACTGCGCACTGTGGGATTTTGGAAGGGCTCGCGGTGCAGTCGGCAGGCGCTCCACCCTCGGGGCATCTGCATGGCACCCATCGCAAGGTGCCGGCGCGAAGTGAGGGGTAA